A genomic region of Microlunatus sagamiharensis contains the following coding sequences:
- a CDS encoding NAD kinase, whose protein sequence is MTTAPGSQRRVAVLTHMGRPTAIDAATRLIQGLHASGVTSLLPAGDEQCLPRPLADTVEPLGSPTDASPEIELMVVLGGDGSILRGTEWVLQADLPLLGVNLGHVGFLAEAESSEIDSIVTRIVDRSYAVEQRSTIEVTLRDCDSGDVVWSSYAVNEVSVEKAARERMVEVLVEVDGRPLSRWACDGVLMATPTGSTAYAFSAGGPVIWPNVDALLVVPLSAHALFSRPLVLGPTSRVVMQLIDRSQTEGVVWCDGRRSAELRAGLQIEVQQGSHRLLLARLSEAPFTDRLVNKFGLRVEGWRGQAEDRASEEDRETIRGREARLDDDEHGDGDRSDDQREGAARRRPDGVPDVADTGLR, encoded by the coding sequence GTGACGACCGCTCCCGGCTCGCAGCGCCGTGTCGCCGTGCTGACCCACATGGGCCGCCCGACGGCGATCGATGCCGCCACCCGGCTCATCCAGGGCCTGCACGCCTCGGGCGTGACCAGCCTCCTGCCGGCCGGCGACGAGCAGTGCCTGCCCCGACCGCTCGCCGACACCGTCGAGCCGCTCGGGTCGCCGACCGACGCGTCGCCGGAGATCGAGCTGATGGTGGTGCTCGGCGGCGACGGGTCGATCCTGCGCGGCACCGAGTGGGTGCTGCAGGCCGACCTGCCGCTGCTCGGGGTCAACCTCGGCCACGTCGGCTTCCTCGCCGAGGCGGAGTCCTCCGAGATCGACAGCATCGTCACCCGCATCGTCGACCGCTCGTACGCGGTGGAGCAGCGCTCGACCATCGAGGTCACCCTGCGCGACTGCGACAGCGGCGACGTGGTCTGGTCCTCCTACGCGGTCAACGAGGTCTCGGTCGAGAAGGCCGCGCGCGAGCGCATGGTCGAGGTGCTCGTCGAGGTCGACGGGCGCCCGCTCTCGCGCTGGGCCTGCGACGGGGTGCTGATGGCCACCCCGACGGGGTCGACGGCGTACGCCTTCTCCGCGGGCGGCCCGGTGATCTGGCCGAACGTCGACGCGCTGCTCGTGGTCCCGCTCAGCGCGCACGCCCTGTTCTCCCGGCCCCTGGTGCTCGGGCCCACGTCGCGCGTGGTCATGCAGCTCATCGACCGCTCCCAGACCGAGGGCGTCGTCTGGTGCGACGGGCGGCGCTCGGCCGAGCTGCGCGCCGGGCTGCAGATCGAGGTGCAGCAGGGCAGCCACCGGCTGCTGCTCGCGCGGCTGTCGGAGGCCCCCTTCACCGACCGGCTCGTGAACAAGTTCGGGCTGCGGGTCGAGGGCTGGCGCGGCCAGGCGGAGGACCGGGCCTCGGAGGAGGACCGCGAGACGATCCGCGGCCGCGAGGCGCGCCTCGACGACGACGAGCACGGCGACGGCGACCGGTCGGACGACCAGCGGGAGGGCGCCGCCCGGCGCCGCCCGGACGGCGTCCCCGACGTGGCCGACACGGGCCTGCGGTGA
- the recN gene encoding DNA repair protein RecN codes for MISELRIRDLGVINDAVVEPHPGLTVVTGETGAGKTMIVTGIGLLLGDRADPRAVRVGTARAVVEGRIVVPGSAAQAADGTASVVERVREAGGDLDEDELLVARHITAAGRSRAFLGGAQVPVSVCAEVTTELVAIHGQSEQVRLSASGRQRELLDAYAGPELARALGEYRRRWAEHRAARAELDALVAASAERAREVELLRFGLEQVEQVGPEPAEDVSLAAEATRLQNADDLRLSVGGALAALSGDPDDPGDAGGASALLAAARRSLDHAAADPAVAALATRVAEAAYLLDDVGSDLARYLDDLVADPARLEQVAARRSQLAGLTRAYGPTVDDALAWAANASRRLVELEGGDDRVAELTAALQASEADLRTRAAGLTELRTGAAEGFATAVAAELGALAMPHARLAFAVSPAELGPFGADAVDLLFAANPGSEPRSLGKVASGGELSRVRLALEVVLAADRPGGTLVFDEVEAGVGGRVAVEIGRRLAELARHSQVVVVTHLAQVAAFADRHFVVVKADDGQVTTSGVVQLPEDERRAELARMMAGMETTDSALAHAGELVELAAGARAGAR; via the coding sequence GTGATCTCCGAGCTCCGGATCCGCGACCTCGGCGTCATCAACGACGCCGTCGTCGAGCCCCACCCCGGCCTCACGGTCGTCACCGGGGAGACCGGCGCGGGCAAGACCATGATCGTCACCGGCATCGGACTGCTGCTCGGCGACCGCGCCGACCCGCGGGCCGTCCGCGTGGGCACCGCGCGGGCCGTGGTCGAGGGCCGCATCGTGGTGCCCGGCTCCGCGGCGCAGGCCGCCGACGGGACGGCGAGCGTCGTCGAGCGGGTCCGCGAGGCCGGCGGCGACCTCGACGAGGACGAGCTGCTCGTGGCCCGCCACATCACCGCCGCCGGGCGCTCGCGCGCCTTCCTCGGCGGCGCCCAGGTGCCCGTGTCGGTGTGCGCGGAGGTGACGACCGAGCTGGTCGCGATCCACGGCCAGTCCGAGCAGGTGCGGCTCTCGGCCTCCGGGCGCCAGCGCGAGCTCCTCGACGCGTACGCCGGCCCGGAGCTGGCGCGTGCGCTGGGGGAGTACCGCCGCCGCTGGGCCGAGCACCGTGCGGCGCGTGCCGAGCTGGACGCCCTGGTCGCCGCGAGCGCCGAGCGGGCCCGCGAGGTGGAGCTGCTGCGGTTCGGGCTCGAGCAGGTCGAGCAGGTCGGCCCGGAGCCGGCCGAGGACGTGTCGCTGGCCGCCGAGGCCACCCGGTTGCAGAACGCCGACGACCTGCGGCTCTCGGTCGGCGGCGCCCTCGCGGCGCTGTCCGGCGACCCCGACGACCCGGGCGACGCCGGCGGGGCCTCGGCGCTGCTCGCGGCCGCCCGGCGCAGCCTGGACCACGCGGCGGCCGACCCGGCGGTGGCCGCGCTGGCCACCCGGGTGGCGGAGGCGGCGTACCTGCTCGACGACGTCGGCTCCGACCTCGCCCGCTACCTCGACGACCTGGTGGCCGACCCGGCCCGGCTGGAGCAGGTCGCCGCACGGCGCTCGCAGCTCGCCGGCCTCACCCGGGCGTACGGGCCCACCGTCGACGACGCCCTGGCCTGGGCGGCGAACGCGTCGAGGCGGCTCGTCGAGCTCGAGGGCGGCGACGACCGGGTCGCGGAGCTGACTGCGGCGCTACAGGCGTCCGAGGCGGACCTGCGGACGCGCGCGGCCGGGCTGACCGAGCTGCGCACCGGGGCCGCCGAGGGCTTCGCCACCGCGGTCGCCGCCGAGCTGGGCGCGCTGGCGATGCCGCACGCCCGCCTGGCCTTCGCGGTGTCGCCAGCCGAGCTGGGCCCCTTCGGCGCCGACGCCGTCGACCTGCTCTTCGCGGCCAACCCCGGCAGCGAACCCCGCAGCCTGGGCAAGGTCGCCTCCGGCGGCGAGCTCTCCCGCGTCCGGCTCGCGCTCGAGGTCGTCCTCGCCGCGGACCGGCCCGGCGGCACGCTCGTCTTCGACGAGGTCGAGGCCGGCGTCGGCGGCCGCGTGGCCGTGGAGATCGGCCGCCGCCTCGCCGAGCTCGCCCGGCACAGCCAGGTCGTCGTCGTCACCCACCTCGCCCAGGTGGCCGCCTTCGCCGACCGCCACTTCGTCGTGGTCAAGGCCGACGACGGCCAGGTCACGACGAGCGGCGTGGTGCAGCTGCCCGAGGACGAGCGCCGCGCGGAGCTCGCGCGGATGATGGCCGGGATGGAGACGACCGACTCCGCGCTCGCGCACGCGGGCGAGCTGGTCGAGCTCGCCGCGGGGGCCCGGGCCGGAGCCCGCTAG
- the steA gene encoding putative cytokinetic ring protein SteA: protein MRLPAALRRHAEPAEVGGVARLDRRTKNLTKRLRPGEVAIIHHVDLDRVSAEALVATGVSLVVNAARSVSGRYPNLGPSILLEAGIPLIDDVGEDVFSLVAEGERLIVDGNRLLDAGGAVVATGTLLTTEVLEEQLEQARAGLSDQIDAFALNTMTYLREEKELLLEGVGVPEIRTRIEGRHVLIVVRGYDYRGDLDTLRPYISEYKPLLIGVDGGADALMEAGYKPDMIVGDMDSCSDAALRSGAELVLHAYRDGRTPALERVEALGLQAVVFPALGTSEDAAMLLADSYGARLMVAVGTHLSLVEFLDKGRAGMASTFLTRLRVGSKLVDAKGVSRIYRSQVKGWHLALLVLSGVVALVTAMAMTDVGGALGSVLVARLRDLAYWIKELFT from the coding sequence ATGAGACTGCCTGCCGCCCTGCGCCGACACGCCGAGCCGGCGGAGGTCGGTGGCGTGGCGCGCCTGGACCGGCGGACGAAGAACCTCACCAAGCGGCTGCGCCCCGGCGAGGTCGCGATCATCCACCACGTCGACCTCGACCGGGTCAGCGCCGAGGCGCTCGTCGCCACCGGCGTCAGCCTGGTGGTCAACGCCGCGCGCTCGGTCTCTGGCCGCTACCCCAACCTCGGGCCGAGCATCCTGCTCGAGGCGGGCATCCCCCTCATCGACGACGTCGGCGAGGACGTCTTCAGCCTCGTCGCCGAGGGCGAGCGGCTCATCGTGGACGGCAACCGGCTGCTCGACGCCGGGGGTGCGGTCGTGGCCACGGGCACGCTCCTCACCACCGAGGTGCTCGAGGAGCAGCTCGAGCAGGCGCGCGCGGGGCTGTCGGACCAGATCGACGCCTTCGCGCTCAACACGATGACCTACCTCCGCGAGGAGAAGGAGCTGCTGCTCGAGGGCGTCGGCGTCCCCGAGATCCGCACCCGCATCGAGGGCCGGCACGTCCTGATCGTGGTGCGCGGCTACGACTACCGCGGCGACCTCGACACCCTGCGGCCCTACATCTCGGAGTACAAGCCGCTGCTCATCGGTGTCGACGGCGGCGCCGACGCCCTGATGGAGGCCGGCTACAAGCCGGACATGATCGTCGGGGACATGGACTCGTGCTCCGACGCGGCCCTGCGGAGCGGCGCCGAGCTGGTCCTGCACGCCTACCGCGACGGGCGTACGCCGGCGCTGGAGCGCGTCGAGGCGCTCGGCCTCCAGGCCGTCGTCTTCCCCGCGCTCGGCACCAGCGAGGACGCCGCGATGCTGCTCGCGGACTCCTACGGCGCCCGGCTGATGGTCGCCGTGGGAACCCACCTCTCGCTCGTGGAGTTCCTGGACAAGGGCCGCGCCGGCATGGCGTCGACCTTCCTCACCCGGCTGCGGGTCGGCTCCAAGCTCGTCGACGCCAAGGGCGTCTCGCGGATCTACCGCAGCCAGGTCAAGGGCTGGCACCTCGCGCTGCTCGTGCTCTCCGGCGTCGTCGCGCTGGTGACGGCGATGGCGATGACCGACGTGGGCGGGGCGCTGGGGAGCGTGCTGGTCGCGCGTCTCCGCGACCTCGCGTACTGGATCAAGGAACTCTTCACGTGA
- a CDS encoding copper transporter, translating into MINFRYHIVSLMAVFLALAVGIAVGVSLSPSVDESILTQAQQDRDQVTALRAELDRRTRLDTYRSAYDQRTASLVLAGQLPEYRVAVVAMPDAPGSVVTAVSDAVATAGGRVVSEVKVASEVADPTQAAAVREAVAPLAVPGLTDAMSPATKVGWSLARAFTSKQMTTRDDYARSVGTTLTAAGLIDVRDDVDDYAQLVVVVTAATTTQPVDAAVTTADVELQTALKEQGGTADAPGVVVAGPNSAGLTGTDVGAIRATSPSASELSTVDVADLPSGVVTTVLAGKEQVLGRQGHYGALARADDALPTLPIR; encoded by the coding sequence GTGATCAACTTCCGCTACCACATCGTCTCGCTGATGGCGGTGTTCCTGGCCCTCGCCGTCGGGATCGCCGTCGGCGTCTCGCTCAGCCCGTCCGTGGACGAGAGCATCCTCACGCAGGCCCAGCAGGACCGGGACCAGGTCACCGCGCTGCGGGCCGAGCTCGACCGGCGGACCAGGCTCGACACCTACCGCAGCGCGTACGACCAGCGCACGGCCTCGCTCGTGCTGGCCGGGCAGCTGCCCGAGTACAGGGTCGCGGTCGTGGCCATGCCAGACGCGCCGGGCTCGGTCGTCACCGCCGTGTCCGACGCCGTGGCGACGGCCGGCGGCCGGGTGGTCAGCGAGGTCAAGGTCGCCTCCGAGGTCGCGGACCCGACGCAGGCGGCGGCGGTCCGGGAGGCGGTGGCACCGCTGGCCGTGCCGGGCCTGACCGACGCGATGTCGCCCGCGACCAAGGTCGGCTGGAGCCTGGCCCGCGCGTTCACCTCCAAGCAGATGACGACCCGCGACGACTACGCCAGGTCGGTCGGGACGACGCTCACCGCCGCCGGGCTGATCGACGTGCGCGACGACGTCGACGACTACGCCCAGCTCGTGGTCGTCGTGACCGCGGCGACGACGACGCAGCCGGTCGACGCCGCGGTCACCACCGCCGACGTCGAGCTCCAGACGGCGCTCAAGGAGCAGGGCGGCACCGCCGACGCGCCCGGAGTCGTCGTCGCCGGGCCGAACAGCGCCGGGCTCACCGGCACCGACGTCGGGGCGATCCGCGCCACCTCGCCGAGCGCGTCCGAGCTCAGCACCGTCGACGTCGCCGACCTGCCGAGCGGCGTGGTCACGACGGTCCTCGCGGGGAAGGAGCAGGTGCTCGGCCGCCAGGGGCACTACGGCGCCCTGGCCCGGGCCGACGACGCCCTGCCGACCCTCCCGATCCGGTGA
- a CDS encoding lipid II flippase MurJ yields MRLRGSVLLGVGGLTLAARVVGFGRSLVFSKTVGDTCLGDVYNAANALPNVLFEVAAGGVLAGVVVPVVARHVGAGRRDEAHRTTSALLSWTLLVLSVVAVAALLGAGIYARAYAKADCAGSVGVLTTLVVVFVPQVWFYGVAVVTAGVLQAHGRFLAAATAPLLSSVVVIAAYVLFAGLAAPGASADLGLLSGRALLVLGLGTTAGVVALALCTALPLARLGLRVRPTLHFAPGDARVVAAIGAAGLAGLVLQQVSVLVINLAAQRDPDPGALTRFTWANALYLLPYAVLAAPVLQLTFPRLAAAAEQGGAEVAGVLRRTAPALVVLGWLGAALLVATAVPVARVFVLGPGSGRTAALAGPVAALAPAVLAFALMGLATRTLLAQHRALAAGTTTAVAWGVVTAGALVSAAAVPTGVLVVALATSVSLGLAVGAVVGWVAVHRSRPGDAPGAGLPAALLAGVVAAVPAVLAGGALARLGDGAGLVVAAGLALAAALVTAVVFVGVLALVRPSLLRATWALRHVGSPEEAVGARG; encoded by the coding sequence GTGAGGCTGCGCGGCTCCGTGCTGCTCGGCGTCGGCGGGCTGACGCTGGCGGCGCGGGTCGTCGGCTTCGGCCGCTCGTTGGTCTTCTCCAAGACGGTCGGCGACACCTGCCTGGGCGACGTCTACAACGCGGCGAACGCGCTGCCGAACGTGCTCTTCGAGGTCGCCGCCGGCGGCGTGCTGGCGGGGGTCGTCGTCCCCGTCGTCGCCCGCCACGTCGGGGCCGGGCGTCGTGACGAGGCGCACCGGACGACCTCGGCGCTGCTGTCCTGGACGCTGCTGGTGCTGAGCGTCGTGGCCGTCGCGGCGCTGCTCGGCGCCGGGATCTACGCCCGGGCGTACGCGAAGGCCGACTGCGCGGGCAGCGTCGGGGTGCTGACGACGCTGGTGGTGGTCTTCGTCCCGCAGGTCTGGTTCTACGGCGTCGCGGTCGTGACGGCGGGCGTCCTGCAGGCCCACGGCCGTTTCCTGGCCGCCGCGACCGCGCCGCTGCTCTCGAGCGTCGTGGTCATCGCCGCCTACGTGCTCTTCGCCGGGCTGGCCGCGCCGGGGGCCTCCGCCGACCTCGGCCTGCTGAGCGGTCGGGCCCTGCTCGTGCTCGGGCTGGGGACGACGGCCGGGGTGGTCGCGCTGGCCCTGTGCACCGCCCTGCCGCTCGCCCGGCTCGGGCTGCGGGTGCGACCGACGCTGCACTTCGCGCCGGGCGACGCTCGCGTCGTCGCAGCGATCGGCGCGGCCGGCTTGGCCGGGCTCGTGCTGCAGCAGGTCAGCGTCCTGGTGATCAACCTGGCCGCGCAGCGCGACCCCGACCCGGGGGCGCTCACCCGCTTCACCTGGGCCAACGCGCTCTACCTGCTGCCGTACGCCGTCCTCGCCGCCCCCGTGCTGCAGCTGACCTTCCCGCGGCTGGCCGCCGCCGCGGAGCAGGGGGGCGCGGAGGTGGCGGGCGTGCTGCGCCGCACCGCGCCGGCGCTCGTCGTCCTCGGGTGGCTGGGCGCGGCGCTGCTCGTGGCCACCGCGGTGCCGGTAGCCCGGGTCTTCGTGCTCGGTCCGGGGTCGGGGCGCACCGCGGCCCTGGCCGGGCCGGTGGCCGCGCTCGCACCGGCCGTCCTCGCCTTCGCGCTGATGGGCCTCGCCACCCGCACGCTGCTCGCCCAGCACCGGGCGCTCGCCGCGGGCACGACGACGGCCGTGGCCTGGGGCGTCGTGACCGCAGGAGCGCTCGTCAGCGCCGCGGCCGTGCCGACGGGCGTCCTGGTCGTCGCCCTGGCGACCTCGGTGTCGCTGGGCCTCGCCGTGGGCGCGGTCGTGGGCTGGGTCGCGGTGCACCGGAGCCGGCCCGGGGACGCACCGGGCGCAGGGCTTCCCGCCGCGCTCCTGGCCGGGGTGGTCGCGGCCGTGCCCGCGGTCCTCGCTGGCGGGGCGCTGGCCCGGCTCGGGGACGGGGCCGGCCTGGTCGTCGCGGCGGGGCTGGCGCTGGCCGCCGCACTCGTGACGGCGGTGGTCTTCGTCGGGGTCCTCGCCCTCGTTCGTCCCTCCCTGCTGCGCGCGACCTGGGCGCTGCGGCACGTCGGCTCGCCCGAGGAGGCGGTGGGCGCCCGTGGCTGA
- a CDS encoding glycosyltransferase family 4 protein: MAEVSGGGPRTRVAMVLTASTGGIGRHAASVAPRLVGRGLDVAVCAPELTLEAHDLGVPTTPLSTRSLARAVRGADVVHAHGYKAAALALPHARVHRVPLVVTWHNAVLGEGRTATAGRLLQRLVARGADVVLAASEDLLDTALALGAREAELAPVAAPALAPPRTGREERRAGLRLAAHDVLVLTVTRLAPQKNLDLLLDVAARTRDRSDLAYALVGAGPLHDELARRVTAEALRVSLVGPTDDVASWLHAADLGLLPSRWEARALVAQEALLAGLPLVATRVGGVPGLVGDAAVLVDPDDPDGTAAAVLALVDDADARRALADAGLRQAATWPDEDDVADDLVRVYRHVLAGRGRTAP; this comes from the coding sequence GTGGCTGAGGTGAGCGGCGGGGGACCGCGCACCCGCGTCGCGATGGTGCTGACCGCGAGCACCGGCGGCATCGGGCGGCACGCCGCGAGCGTCGCGCCCCGGCTCGTCGGCCGCGGCCTCGACGTGGCGGTCTGCGCGCCAGAGCTGACGCTCGAGGCCCACGACCTGGGGGTGCCCACGACACCGCTGAGCACGCGCAGCCTGGCCCGCGCCGTGCGGGGCGCCGACGTCGTGCACGCGCACGGCTACAAGGCGGCCGCGCTCGCCCTCCCGCACGCCCGGGTGCACCGGGTGCCGCTGGTCGTCACCTGGCACAACGCGGTGCTCGGCGAGGGCCGGACGGCGACCGCGGGCCGGCTGCTGCAGCGCCTCGTCGCCCGCGGCGCCGACGTCGTGCTGGCCGCCAGCGAGGACCTGCTCGACACCGCCCTCGCCCTCGGCGCCCGCGAGGCCGAGCTCGCGCCCGTGGCCGCCCCGGCGCTCGCGCCGCCAAGGACCGGCCGGGAGGAGCGGCGGGCGGGCCTCCGCCTGGCTGCGCACGACGTGCTCGTGCTCACCGTCACCCGGCTGGCCCCGCAGAAGAACCTCGACCTGCTGCTCGACGTCGCCGCCCGGACCCGCGACCGGTCCGACCTCGCGTACGCGCTGGTCGGGGCCGGTCCGCTGCACGACGAGCTCGCCCGCCGCGTGACGGCCGAGGCCCTGCGGGTGAGCCTGGTCGGGCCGACCGACGACGTCGCGTCGTGGCTGCACGCCGCCGACCTCGGCCTGCTGCCGTCCCGGTGGGAGGCCCGCGCGCTGGTGGCCCAGGAGGCGCTGCTCGCCGGGCTGCCGCTGGTCGCCACGCGCGTCGGCGGCGTCCCCGGACTGGTGGGCGACGCCGCCGTCCTGGTCGACCCCGACGATCCCGACGGCACGGCCGCCGCCGTCCTCGCGCTGGTCGACGACGCGGACGCGAGACGGGCGCTGGCCGACGCCGGGCTGCGGCAGGCGGCGACCTGGCCGGACGAGGACGACGTGGCCGACGACCTGGTCCGCGTCTACCGGCACGTCCTGGCCGGGCGCGGGCGCACCGCTCCTTAG